One Odontesthes bonariensis isolate fOdoBon6 chromosome 12, fOdoBon6.hap1, whole genome shotgun sequence genomic window, aaaaaggcCTTACATTTGACTGGTCTGTAAATCTAACAAACTCCACTTGTTACAGGAGATGTGAAGGACGCTGAACACTTTCGTTACTCAAAGGAGACCCAGCTTGCATGGGAGGACGGGAGACTGTCGGATGACATCACTAAGGAGCAAACTAAACTTACTGAGGCAGACCTCATTATCTTTCAGGTAGAACCTGGGTGCCAGTAATGTTTTTACTAACCAATAAATCTTATTTATACAAAATGTGGGCCTGTTCTCCCCAGTTCCCCATGTACTGGTTCAGTGTTCCTGGAATCTTGAAGGGCTGGATTGATCGGGTGCTCACGAGTGGATTTGCCTTCACGCAAGACAAGCGGTACAGTCTGGGAATCTTCAAGGTAAGGGCTCAATCAAGGTTTGTATTCGTCTCAAAAGATCCTGTGTTCTCAACTTGCTTCCTCTTTTCAGGACAAGAAAGCCATGTTGTCCTTTACCACTGGCTCTCTTGAATCCATGTTCAGCCCAACTGGCATCAATGGGGACATGAATGTCACACTGTGGCCCCTGCAGGTACTATTTCACTCCAGATGGACTACTTGCAATAAACTGGACTTCAAGCATCCATACTTACACAAATGTTCCTATCCTCCTGCAGAATGGCATCCTTCACTACTGTGGCTTCCAGGTCCTGGCCCCTCAGATCTTCTGGGCTCCTTCTTccgcttctcctgaagctcgcACCAGCATGCTGGAGGGCTGGCGTACACGTCTGCAAGGCCTCCTGGAAGAAAAGCCGCTGTCCTTCATTCCCTTGGACAGCTTTGACGAGAAGAGCTTCCAGTTAAAGCCTGACCTCCATGAGGAGCATGACAACGATTTTGGACTGACGGTGGGCATCCACCAGGGCAAGCGGCTGCCTCCCCACAGCCAGATGAAAGCTGGGTGCTGAGGAAATGGTTGTCCTGACATATGTGATGAATAAAAGCTGGTTTATTCTGACACTGTTGTAGAACTGAATGGTTTCCTGTCCAGATTATCTTTTGTCAGGTGGTTAATTTGACTACTTGTTTGCATATCAAGTATAGCCCAGAAGGTGTCTGAAAGTTAAACACTTGTATCCTAGCAGTCCTGGTATGCCTCCAACCAAGTCATGGGTGACCCAACTCCACACATGCTACAATCTTGTAGCAACGTATGCAATCGGCTTGACATGGAATAGCTTAGGACATCCCTCAGGACTTAACAGTGGCCCTAAATGTAAACTGAAGGGCAGCAGAACTTGATGACACCATCTTGCTGCTGGTGCTCaaggttaaagggacactatgtaataaattaagtcatttattagctcaaatcaacatattcataagttagtcctcattggtgtaaaatgatctctgtcaaaaatctcacttatcctcctgagtgaagaataacttgtctgtatctacatagagcaggtaagctctatggaggctgccatgtccttccgctctatgaaaaatgacgaagtgccgagagggacataaagcacttcgaatcgcgatttccccaccaggcctacaagcagaaattacgtcattgtgacgtcatttccgccaaatgcttattacagccgctaatgctaaatagattttattccttggcacatatgtctttgtgttcattagctttctttttgtaagtgcatcatcttcttattattattattcctatgct contains:
- the LOC142395966 gene encoding NAD(P)H dehydrogenase [quinone] 1-like; amino-acid sequence: MVLAAKKVLIVYAHQSSGSFNAAAKDAAVKVLTTQGYAVDVSDLYAMNFKATATAEDIKGDVKDAEHFRYSKETQLAWEDGRLSDDITKEQTKLTEADLIIFQFPMYWFSVPGILKGWIDRVLTSGFAFTQDKRYSLGIFKDKKAMLSFTTGSLESMFSPTGINGDMNVTLWPLQNGILHYCGFQVLAPQIFWAPSSASPEARTSMLEGWRTRLQGLLEEKPLSFIPLDSFDEKSFQLKPDLHEEHDNDFGLTVGIHQGKRLPPHSQMKAGC